One segment of Methanobacterium formicicum DSM 3637 DNA contains the following:
- a CDS encoding DEAD/DEAH box helicase family protein: MSRMTHQGTKDIPLLFAKELTKNVKKAWKDGSFIESVNPITKDLLRFWFGDAFCDIRNFNFHEGQKQAILNTIYLHEVMGVSSVMDMYQSVSPELLGEMDILDLEKEKYKHPKYAIKMATGTGKTWVLHALLLWQFLNAKTENEFSGRYSKNFLLVAPGLIVYERLLDAFLGKEQMDGTRNFDESDFKIFEKLFIPPAYKDIIFGFIQSNVVRKEEIGTKVTGEGLIAITNWHLLAGEEEKSLNRSPIEDPSEVIKDVLPITPGLTAGNALDSLDNHYLKGKEIEYLANLQDLVVFNDEAHHIHEVKRGGEIFEVQWQRSLLRISEPKKEKFIQIDFSATPYSVTGSGQKRTKHFFPYIVVDFDLKTSIRHGLIKTIALDRRKEVATMELDFKATREGNDVVGLSDGQKIMLRAGLQKLNILEKEFIALTADENGVSSKHPKMMVICEDTKVAPFVTDFLTKSEGLSEDDVMEIHSDRKGNIPQKEWNETKQRLFNIDKHQSPRVIVSVLMLREGFDVNNICVIVPLRSTTSFILLEQTIGRGLRLMWREPIFEEVKTENRIRLLDKKEEPLNYLDILSIVEHPAFIEFYEKLIDEGAVGTAEKPPTGRVNILGDIINVGLREGYEKYDLYWPLIIRESEENLAPTELSFDNMEPFPIALEDLENLIPKEGDVFYSEEVTVRTRFGEYSVTAEIFTATSYNEFLSKLVRGVTSMLIPVGKKKKKSFPRLQVNTAEIAKLTDEYIRHKLFEQEFNPMIDNNWRILFLSESQILSHIIKNVSKAIYEMQNNVDVTEAEVIKKPFSDVAEIKMRENFCLDISKAIYEKLAYPSNKGGFEKAFIEFVDKDSEVYSFLKINEIYHDFAHITYIREDGLLSHYYPDFLVRTSNKVYLVETKAQKDVNNPNVQQKRRATIDWIDKINQLKPEDRLYSQWNYVLLGENTFYELSEKGADTVDILEYEKKTRGQIEGTLEDYFI; encoded by the coding sequence ATGTCTAGAATGACACATCAAGGGACAAAGGATATTCCGCTTCTTTTTGCTAAAGAATTGACAAAGAATGTTAAAAAGGCCTGGAAAGATGGTTCTTTTATTGAAAGTGTCAACCCAATAACTAAAGATTTGTTGAGGTTTTGGTTTGGTGATGCTTTTTGCGATATTCGGAATTTTAATTTTCATGAGGGTCAGAAGCAAGCTATCTTAAACACTATCTATCTCCATGAGGTAATGGGTGTAAGTAGTGTAATGGATATGTATCAATCTGTTAGTCCTGAGTTGCTTGGGGAAATGGACATTTTGGATTTGGAGAAAGAAAAATATAAACATCCTAAGTATGCTATTAAAATGGCTACAGGTACGGGAAAAACATGGGTTTTACATGCATTACTTCTTTGGCAGTTTTTAAATGCTAAAACTGAGAATGAATTTTCGGGAAGATATTCTAAGAATTTTTTGCTTGTTGCACCAGGTTTGATTGTTTATGAAAGGCTTCTTGACGCATTTTTAGGTAAGGAACAAATGGATGGAACTAGGAACTTTGATGAATCGGATTTTAAGATTTTTGAGAAGTTATTTATTCCTCCGGCTTATAAGGATATTATTTTTGGTTTTATTCAGTCCAATGTTGTTCGTAAAGAAGAAATAGGAACTAAGGTAACTGGAGAGGGTCTTATTGCTATCACTAATTGGCATTTGTTAGCTGGTGAAGAAGAAAAAAGTCTCAATAGGTCACCCATTGAAGACCCCAGTGAAGTTATTAAGGACGTTCTTCCTATTACTCCAGGATTAACAGCAGGTAATGCATTAGATTCATTAGATAATCATTATCTCAAAGGTAAGGAAATTGAATATCTTGCGAATTTGCAGGATTTAGTTGTATTTAATGATGAAGCTCACCATATCCATGAAGTTAAACGTGGTGGGGAGATATTTGAGGTGCAATGGCAAAGGAGTTTATTAAGAATTTCGGAGCCGAAAAAAGAGAAGTTTATTCAGATTGATTTCTCAGCTACTCCTTATAGTGTTACGGGTAGTGGTCAGAAACGGACAAAACATTTTTTCCCTTATATAGTAGTTGATTTTGACCTTAAAACTTCCATTAGGCATGGTTTGATTAAAACAATTGCTTTGGATAGGCGTAAAGAAGTTGCTACAATGGAATTAGATTTTAAGGCAACTAGGGAAGGTAATGATGTTGTTGGGTTGTCTGATGGTCAGAAAATTATGCTTAGAGCGGGTTTACAAAAGTTAAATATTCTTGAAAAGGAATTTATTGCTTTAACTGCTGATGAAAATGGTGTTTCCAGTAAACATCCAAAGATGATGGTTATTTGTGAAGACACTAAAGTGGCTCCTTTTGTAACTGACTTTTTAACTAAGTCAGAGGGTTTATCTGAAGATGATGTCATGGAAATACATTCAGACCGTAAAGGGAATATACCACAAAAAGAATGGAATGAAACCAAACAGCGGCTGTTCAATATTGACAAACACCAAAGTCCAAGAGTAATTGTCTCGGTTCTAATGCTCCGTGAAGGCTTTGATGTAAACAATATCTGTGTTATTGTTCCTTTAAGGTCCACTACATCATTCATTCTTCTGGAACAAACTATTGGTCGTGGTTTACGGTTAATGTGGAGAGAACCTATATTTGAAGAGGTTAAAACTGAGAATAGGATAAGGTTACTGGATAAAAAAGAAGAACCCCTTAATTATTTGGATATTCTAAGTATTGTAGAGCATCCTGCATTTATTGAGTTTTATGAAAAGTTAATTGATGAAGGTGCTGTGGGAACTGCTGAAAAACCACCTACTGGAAGAGTGAATATCTTAGGTGACATTATTAATGTTGGGTTAAGGGAAGGTTATGAGAAATATGATTTATATTGGCCTTTAATTATCCGAGAGAGTGAAGAAAACCTTGCACCTACCGAACTATCTTTTGATAATATGGAACCATTCCCTATTGCATTGGAAGACTTGGAGAATCTAATTCCTAAGGAAGGGGATGTTTTTTATTCAGAAGAAGTTACAGTTAGGACCCGATTTGGAGAATATTCAGTTACTGCAGAGATATTTACCGCCACAAGTTATAATGAGTTTCTGTCAAAATTAGTTAGAGGTGTAACCTCTATGCTGATACCCGTTGGTAAAAAAAAGAAAAAATCTTTCCCTAGGCTGCAGGTTAATACTGCAGAAATAGCAAAACTTACAGATGAGTACATACGACATAAGTTGTTTGAACAAGAGTTTAACCCAATGATTGATAATAACTGGAGAATTCTCTTTTTATCTGAGTCCCAAATCCTTTCTCATATCATTAAAAATGTCAGCAAAGCAATTTACGAGATGCAAAACAACGTTGATGTCACAGAAGCAGAAGTAATCAAAAAACCATTCTCAGATGTTGCGGAAATAAAAATGCGAGAAAACTTCTGCCTAGACATTTCCAAGGCCATTTATGAGAAATTAGCATACCCTTCTAATAAAGGAGGATTCGAAAAGGCATTCATAGAATTTGTTGACAAAGATTCAGAAGTTTATTCATTTCTGAAAATTAATGAAATTTACCATGACTTTGCTCACATAACCTATATCCGAGAAGACGGTCTTTTATCTCATTACTACCCTGACTTCTTAGTAAGAACATCTAATAAAGTGTACCTGGTTGAAACTAAAGCTCAAAAAGATGTCAACAATCCTAATGTGCAGCAAAAGCGAAGAGCCACTATTGACTGGATAGATAAAATAAACCAACTTAAACCAGAGGATAGACTATACAGTCAATGGAACTATGTACTGCTTGGAGAAAACACATTCTATGAGCTGAGTGAAAAAGGTGCCGATACCGTCGATATATTAGAGTATGAGAAGAAAACTAGGGGACAAATAGAAGGTACACTTGAAGATTATTTCATATAA
- a CDS encoding site-specific DNA-methyltransferase, with protein sequence MSDSLVEELPKIIKQGKREAQRILEGLSKSNRITLQTNELVLPSKDSSGLFRGQIKDINSNEWFNRLIYGDNLLAMQALLAGDNNSASLRGKLDLIYIDPPYDSKADYRTKVELPDANIVQKPTVIEQFAYSDTWKHGTASYLRMMVPRLVLMRELLSEKGSIYVHIDWHVGHYLKIILDDIFGRDNFRNEIVWAYKGPSPVKSTFQKKHDVIFWYSKSNEYIFNYEDILIPYDEATLKRRGYSETTKGGIQFTGKDISEYEKGRIPNDWWDDIPSGGQISRTELVGYKTQKPQKLLNRIIKASSNEGSIIADFFAGSGTTGAVAGKLNRKWIMSDLGKPGCMITRKRMVDQDSQPFLFQSIGDYQKEQYEKSEFRTIRDLAHVIINLYGAMPFPANEGAPANAGYLKQSRTLIVVDSPSKMTGYNTLKRAQEFRNSYAGGWKKVVVLGWNFVSNIGEIITSLNDKNLEVLVIPADLLDILKTKAKYKKLIQSGKVRFSSLQYLTVKPILRAEYDKNKDKLIIEMENYVLLSPDALPLDDKNKAMLEKVITEDPLSLIEYWSIDPDYDGEVFRSKWQDYRQNIANDNDPFRVVRKAELIVPKENRKRNVCIKAVDVFGFESATVVEVE encoded by the coding sequence ATGTCTGATTCACTTGTAGAAGAATTGCCAAAAATAATAAAGCAGGGAAAACGAGAAGCGCAACGAATTTTAGAAGGACTTTCAAAATCTAATAGAATTACTTTACAGACAAATGAACTAGTTTTACCATCTAAGGATAGTTCGGGCTTGTTTAGAGGCCAAATAAAGGATATTAACAGTAATGAATGGTTTAACAGATTAATATATGGGGATAACTTACTTGCGATGCAGGCGCTACTGGCAGGAGATAATAATTCAGCCTCACTTCGTGGTAAACTTGATTTAATATACATTGATCCGCCATATGATTCAAAAGCAGATTATAGGACCAAAGTAGAGTTACCAGATGCTAATATTGTTCAAAAACCAACTGTAATCGAACAATTTGCGTATTCAGATACTTGGAAACATGGAACAGCTAGTTATCTCCGTATGATGGTTCCTAGATTAGTATTAATGCGGGAACTTCTATCTGAAAAAGGGTCTATTTATGTTCATATTGATTGGCATGTTGGTCATTATTTAAAGATAATATTAGATGACATTTTTGGAAGAGATAATTTCCGAAACGAAATTGTTTGGGCATATAAAGGACCATCGCCCGTTAAATCTACTTTTCAAAAGAAACACGATGTCATATTTTGGTATTCGAAGTCAAATGAATATATTTTTAATTATGAGGATATTTTAATCCCTTATGACGAAGCGACCTTAAAAAGAAGAGGATACTCTGAAACTACAAAAGGTGGCATACAATTTACTGGAAAAGACATCTCTGAATATGAAAAAGGACGAATTCCTAATGATTGGTGGGATGATATTCCATCTGGGGGACAAATTTCAAGAACTGAATTGGTAGGGTATAAAACTCAAAAACCTCAAAAATTACTTAATCGAATCATTAAGGCATCATCAAATGAAGGTTCAATAATAGCTGATTTTTTTGCGGGTAGTGGTACTACGGGTGCTGTAGCAGGAAAGCTCAACAGAAAATGGATAATGTCAGATCTTGGCAAGCCAGGGTGTATGATTACTAGGAAACGTATGGTTGACCAAGATTCTCAACCATTTTTATTTCAGTCAATAGGGGACTACCAAAAAGAGCAATATGAAAAGTCAGAATTTAGAACAATAAGAGATTTAGCCCATGTAATTATTAATTTATATGGTGCCATGCCTTTTCCAGCTAATGAAGGTGCCCCAGCCAACGCAGGATACCTCAAACAATCTAGAACTCTTATTGTGGTTGATTCCCCATCCAAAATGACAGGATACAATACTTTAAAACGTGCTCAAGAGTTCAGGAACTCATATGCAGGTGGGTGGAAAAAAGTAGTTGTTCTTGGATGGAACTTTGTCTCAAACATTGGTGAGATTATCACTAGTTTAAATGATAAAAATCTTGAAGTTCTTGTGATTCCAGCTGATTTACTTGATATCTTAAAGACAAAAGCTAAATATAAGAAATTAATTCAGTCAGGTAAGGTAAGATTCTCTTCACTGCAATATTTAACTGTAAAACCTATTCTGAGAGCAGAATATGATAAAAATAAGGATAAATTAATTATAGAGATGGAAAATTATGTTTTATTGTCTCCAGATGCTCTTCCACTTGATGATAAAAATAAGGCTATGTTAGAGAAGGTAATTACTGAAGACCCTCTTAGTCTTATTGAATATTGGAGTATTGACCCTGATTATGATGGTGAGGTTTTCCGTAGTAAGTGGCAGGATTATAGGCAGAATATTGCCAATGATAACGACCCGTTCAGGGTGGTCCGTAAAGCCGAATTAATCGTTCCCAAGGAAAATAGGAAAAGGAATGTTTGTATTAAGGCTGTTGATGTGTTTGGTTTTGAGAGTGCAACAGTTGTAGAGGTGGAATAG
- a CDS encoding site-specific integrase: protein MNGEDAAIIEKWFLRRNIGEGTQSAYLIAFKQYCELIGKTPFELYEEADNEEESGVRPIKSKVYDYLLKYKKYLKDTGKSKKTTKLYFAAVRSFYLSFDITLADIKLDSGDIGLEKNIGRPLNRKTVKKLANSAAVRERALIYLMAMTGMGQQEARDLTIRKFIECASSAIGKEIDDVYDLFKFEDEILQEILTLNITRQKTSYSYITFIPPEASREIIHYLKERCYGRNENIRVENNSEHIFASKYGGQMSRDSIVTNFRNTGIKAGFKKEKNAYSFWRSHSLRKYFISTFINKKGEKVIADFMAGHKITDMDRTYWQANPDDLKTMYIDALPALSLDEANVKDYETKEFRELNDKLNESKKESKNMKNEFRQILLLNLEIDQVREAISELENGTIEDGYLSKSDIPQLKERLKELREEVIKKINKVTVPNEKDEDYIDQIIKHSMIMTETESKHEDI, encoded by the coding sequence ATGAATGGGGAAGATGCTGCAATAATTGAAAAATGGTTTTTAAGACGTAACATTGGGGAAGGAACACAATCAGCTTATTTAATAGCTTTTAAACAATATTGTGAACTCATAGGTAAGACTCCATTTGAATTATATGAAGAAGCAGATAATGAAGAAGAAAGTGGAGTAAGACCTATAAAATCCAAAGTTTACGATTATCTTTTAAAATATAAAAAATATCTTAAAGATACAGGTAAATCTAAAAAAACAACAAAATTATATTTTGCAGCCGTTAGATCTTTTTACTTATCGTTTGATATTACTCTTGCAGATATAAAATTAGATAGTGGAGATATTGGGCTAGAAAAAAATATTGGTCGACCTTTAAATCGTAAAACCGTTAAAAAACTAGCTAATTCTGCAGCAGTCCGTGAAAGAGCTTTAATATATTTAATGGCCATGACAGGAATGGGTCAACAAGAAGCTCGAGATTTGACTATAAGAAAATTCATAGAATGTGCAAGTAGTGCAATAGGTAAAGAAATTGACGATGTATATGACCTCTTTAAATTTGAAGATGAAATCCTACAAGAAATTTTAACTCTCAATATAACCCGTCAAAAAACATCATACAGTTACATTACATTTATTCCTCCTGAAGCATCTAGAGAAATAATTCATTACCTTAAAGAACGTTGTTACGGACGTAATGAAAATATAAGAGTTGAGAATAATTCTGAGCACATCTTTGCAAGTAAATATGGAGGTCAAATGTCTCGAGACAGTATTGTAACAAATTTCAGAAATACAGGAATAAAAGCTGGTTTTAAGAAAGAAAAAAACGCTTATAGCTTCTGGAGAAGCCATTCCCTTCGTAAATATTTCATTTCTACCTTCATCAACAAAAAAGGAGAAAAAGTTATAGCAGATTTTATGGCTGGACATAAAATTACTGATATGGATCGAACTTATTGGCAGGCTAATCCTGACGATTTAAAAACGATGTATATCGACGCATTACCTGCTCTTTCATTAGATGAAGCAAATGTCAAGGATTATGAAACTAAAGAATTTAGAGAACTTAATGATAAATTAAATGAAAGTAAAAAAGAATCTAAGAACATGAAAAATGAATTCAGACAGATTTTGTTGTTAAATCTAGAAATAGATCAGGTAAGAGAAGCTATTTCAGAACTTGAGAATGGAACAATTGAGGACGGATATCTTTCTAAGTCAGATATTCCACAATTAAAAGAACGTTTAAAAGAGCTTAGAGAAGAAGTCATTAAGAAGATCAATAAAGTCACAGTTCCAAATGAAAAGGATGAAGATTATATTGACCAAATTATTAAACATTCAATGATAATGACAGAAACAGAATCCAAACATGAAGATATTTAA
- a CDS encoding ArdC-like ssDNA-binding domain-containing protein — protein MEIGKELKGKELSSYLVEKLDELADNLCQDPEQLLEFVERWSSNLGLHQYSINNIILAWAQYPQVSMLAGFRKWQKLGRTVCKGEKCIRILAPLTRKVKDKETEKDIYLIKGFKYVNVFDVNQTEGENLDFGHPEMVKGDISFDQIKEISPLPVVVKYAGTSNGNVNKDRILVAPKNSEAAMVATLIHEIAHYKLGHVSKEINKALKEIEAEAVSYIVTTYLGLENEKSKYYIRSWSSGIEELRGRGKRVISTAEAIIREIESLS, from the coding sequence ATGGAAATAGGAAAAGAACTGAAAGGTAAGGAACTGAGCAGTTACTTAGTAGAAAAGTTGGATGAACTTGCTGACAATTTATGTCAGGACCCGGAGCAGCTGTTAGAGTTTGTAGAACGTTGGAGCTCAAACTTAGGGCTGCATCAATACAGTATAAATAATATCATCCTCGCATGGGCTCAGTATCCACAGGTAAGCATGCTCGCTGGATTTAGGAAATGGCAGAAACTTGGCCGGACTGTGTGCAAAGGAGAGAAATGCATTCGTATTTTAGCTCCCCTAACACGAAAGGTTAAGGACAAAGAGACTGAAAAAGACATTTACCTTATTAAAGGATTCAAATACGTGAATGTTTTCGATGTTAATCAGACCGAGGGCGAAAACTTGGATTTTGGACACCCTGAAATGGTTAAAGGTGATATTTCTTTTGATCAGATAAAAGAAATCAGCCCATTACCTGTTGTTGTAAAGTATGCAGGTACTTCTAATGGCAACGTAAATAAAGATCGCATTTTAGTTGCTCCCAAAAATAGTGAAGCTGCAATGGTAGCTACTCTTATTCACGAGATCGCCCACTACAAGCTTGGTCATGTGAGTAAAGAAATAAATAAGGCTCTAAAGGAAATTGAAGCTGAAGCTGTTTCTTATATAGTAACTACATATCTTGGTTTGGAAAATGAGAAGTCAAAATATTATATCCGATCTTGGAGTAGTGGCATAGAAGAACTTCGAGGAAGAGGCAAAAGAGTAATCTCAACCGCAGAGGCTATAATTAGAGAGATCGAAAGTCTCTCTTAA
- a CDS encoding tyrosine-type recombinase/integrase → MKKEIYETEDVMTCECLHKNAMMWLMGTSGMRVADLCQLDYFDFLSSIADYFQGSSTSPFRINKIYEQIRSRDDIIGTWELYNKKTGAPYVTFSTPKTIHAIMDSLYLRKGSRQIDQNEPLFVGLNGKRITPEEVTANITNFGDQVGLDIKPQHLRELFVDRLTSAGIPNEIIKLFLGHKIIPSTISYVACHREALISDYKKAFISSAPEEVVLKVPIEQYKYFLDEMRIG, encoded by the coding sequence ATGAAAAAAGAAATATACGAAACTGAAGATGTTATGACTTGTGAGTGTTTACACAAAAATGCAATGATGTGGCTAATGGGAACCAGTGGAATGAGAGTTGCTGACTTATGTCAACTCGATTATTTTGATTTCTTATCGAGCATAGCAGATTATTTCCAGGGTAGTTCAACAAGTCCCTTCCGTATAAATAAGATATATGAGCAAATAAGAAGCCGTGATGATATTATAGGAACTTGGGAACTATATAATAAAAAAACAGGTGCTCCTTATGTTACATTCAGTACTCCCAAAACAATTCATGCCATAATGGACTCTCTTTACCTTAGGAAAGGTTCTAGACAAATTGACCAGAATGAACCTTTATTTGTAGGGCTTAATGGAAAGAGAATAACCCCAGAAGAAGTTACAGCAAATATAACGAACTTCGGTGATCAAGTGGGACTAGACATAAAACCACAACACCTTAGAGAATTATTCGTCGATAGATTGACTTCTGCTGGAATTCCGAATGAAATAATAAAGCTTTTTTTAGGGCATAAGATTATTCCATCTACCATTTCCTATGTAGCATGTCATAGAGAAGCTCTCATATCCGACTACAAAAAAGCTTTTATAAGTTCCGCTCCTGAAGAAGTGGTATTGAAAGTCCCAATAGAGCAATATAAATATTTTTTGGACGAAATGAGAATAGGTTAA